ATCTCTTCGCCGACACCGAGAGGCAGAAGCAGTTCATCGACACAGTCAGGGACCTCATCCAGGCGGGCGTGCTCGTCCCCCTCAAGAGCGCACGGCCGCTCACCGGGTACGGGGGGCTCCCCGACAGGTACACCATCAGGCAGAACCTGCTCGCAGAGAAGGAAACACCTCTCTCCGCGGAGCACAAAAACGAACTCATCTCCCTCCCCCGCCCGATGTCCATCGATTACTATGCAAAACATGCAGACGACTATCGCAGGGACAGGGAAGCCGTCCTCAGGATCAGGGACCTGATCGAAGGAGGCGGCGACGAGGTGCTGACCGTCAACGAACGCTCCTACGAGATCTTCGGCGACGAGAAGGCGATCGATGAACCCCGGCACGCAGCAGTCGACGGCGAGGCCGTGCTCAGGAACCTCGGCCTGACACTCGCAGACATCAGGGCGAAAAAGGTGTTTGAACCCTTCTTCTACATTGAGAAGGGCTTCGGCACACAGCAGGGGAAAACAAAGAGGACAGTCCTGATCGTCGAGAACAAGGACACCTTCTGGACCCTGCAGCAGGCGGTGACCGCAGGAGAGTTCGACGGCATCACCCTCATCATCTACGGGGAGGGGAACGCGATCCAGAAAAAATTCGAGTACATCGAAACCGTCGGCGGGACGCGGGACGACCTCTATTTCTACTTCGGGGACATCGACAGGGAGGGCATCGCCATCTTCAACCGCTTGCAGGAACGCTACCCCGACTACGGCATCAGGCCTGCCACCTCCCTCTACACCGCTGTCCTGAAGAAGGCGGGATACCGGAATGCTCACCCTCTCAGGAAAGACCAGAAGAGAGGCCAGTTCTCGTTCTCCCCCTTCATCGACGCATTTGACGACGAGAGCAGGGCGGCGATCGAGTGGATCATCAACAAAGGGAGATATCTCCCGCAGGAGGTCCTCACCGCCGTCGACCTCAGGAGGATGAAGGCCCTTGGACTATCAGAGACATTGTAAAGATATCAACGAACGCATGGAGCACCTGGTGTGCTTCTATCCTTTTTTTAAGGCCTATGCCCAGAAGAGGGACTATGACGCACCCTCCCTCGCCCTTGGCGTGCTGACATTTCTCATCGAAAAAGGCCGTCTCCAGGGCCGCACCGTCAGGCCCGACGAGGTTAGGGAATACATCGAAGGAATGATGAAAGAGATGTACCCCGGGCAGACATTCGACTACCAGGAGGTGACACGGACAGTGCTTGGCGACCTTGAGACCACCCCCGGTGGCGAACTCTACCGCTTCCAGTACCGCGACCCGGTCAGAAAACAGCAGGTCAACCGCTATGTCCACCTCGTCGAGTACACCGTGAGCGAGGGCGCCTACCAGATCACCGACGCCGGTCTCGAGTTCATGATCACCATCAAGGAACTCCCCGAAGAGTCCAGGGTCACGGTCGCCCTCATCCTCTTCAAAAAGCAGATCGAGAGCGGGTCCTTCAGGAACGCCCTGGAGACGGTGAGGAACCTCAACCTCGAAGTCTACCGGAAAAAGGGAAAAAGACAGGCCCTGATCGACAGCATGATCTACGGCGACCCCGGCGTCGTGGAGATATACACCGCTTACACGAGGGACGTCATCTCCCAGCTTGAGCAGGAAGAGGAACTCTTCCGCCAGGTCCAGAAAACCCTCCAGGAGATCGCAGGGGACACAAAGAGGATCACCGATCACTCCCGTTCCCTGGGTGACGAAGAGGACTTCATCACCATCAAGGAACTCGAAGATGAACTGTACCGCGGCTACAGTCTCCATAACAAACTCCTCGAAGACTACACCACGATCCCCGCGGAGTATGAACGGATCTCGAAGATCAGGCTACACTCCCTCTTTGACCGCCGTTACCAGTTCCAGAAAAACCTTGAAAACCACATCCAGGCCAACCTCCCCAATGAGGTACATGTGGTGGAGATGCTCCCCCTCCTCCTCCCTGACCCGGGGAAAACATTCAGTCTCTGCAAACTCTTCGAGCCGCAGACTATCATCGGGAAAAAGGCAGAGGTTGCGGAGACACGGGTGAAAGAAGAGTGGGGCAATGCAAAAAAATCGCCCGACGAGATCATGCACGATAGGCAGGTGACGGCCTTCACCGCCTATGCGTCCGTGCTCCTCGACGCCCTCCGGGACGGCGGACGCCTTGACCTGCCCGGGTTCCTGGACCTGGTCCTGGCACGGTACGGGGACGAGGGAATGGACCACATCGACCTGATCCCCTTCCTGATCGAGTTGAACAAGGGCGTGCGGCAGGACGAAAAAGAAGCGTACGAGACTGTCTTCGACCTCCACGCACCAGAAGAACGGCAGGGCGTGATCGAGAAGGCCCTGGTCTCTGCTGCGACCGAAAAGAAGGCCGGGATCGACACGATCCGGGTCAGGTCCAGGCCCGAGATCCGGGTGCCGCTCACCGATGAGAGAGACGTGTACGTCTCGTACCTTGACTTTATGGGAGAACGACAGAATGAAGTTTGACGAAGAAAATCTCGGGGTCGCCCTTGAGATCTTCTCTTCCATCCTGAAGAACGGGTCGGTCACACGCACTGACCACCCCCGCGAATTTTTACGGTACGACCAGGAGGTCGAGGTGAGGGAGGCGCTGGAAATCTGTGCAAGAAAGCAGGGACTGGTCCTGTGCAGGTACCACGATGCCTTCTATCTCAGCCCCGGCATAAACAACCCGGTCTTCGGCCTCTCGAACACCGAGATCAAGCAGGCCCTGGGGATCGGGTTCAACAACCCCGAGATGTACACGGCATTTTTTATCATGCACGTCCTCATCGCCGAGTTTTACCGGGACTCCACCCGCGAACCCTACCTGGAGAAAGTGTACACCAACCGTCTCCTTGAGGTGGTCGAGACGAAGATGAAGGCAATGGAAGGGCTCAAAGACCTGGAGAAGACCAGCGAAGGCCACCAGTTCAACTTCAAAGTGATCGCCGAGACCTGGAACAAACTCCCCCCGGTCGAATTCAGGCCAGACGATCCCGACGAGATCAAACAGCGCGGTATCGGTTCAAAGAACGCCCTGGTCAACAGCACCATCGCCTTTATGGAGAAAAACCAGCTTGTCAGGGAGAACGACGGGGCGGTCTACCTCACCCCGCGGTGCAAGGCGATCATCGCCGGGACATACAGCACCGAGGAGGTCCAGGCCAACGTGCGGGCCTTCATCGAGGGGCTTGGCGAGGCCGGGGAGGAAGACGATGCCTAAACTCAGAGAGATCAGAGTCGTGAACGCCCAGTTCGACGACGGGAGGGGCATATACGAGGACTTTACGATGCCCTTCTATGGCCGGAACGCCACCTATGAACTGAGGAACGGCGGAGGGAAGTCGGTCCTGCTGATGCTCATGCTCCAGTGCGTCCTCCCCAACACCTCGCTGGATCCAAACCACCCGTTCAAGGATATGTTCCGCGGCGGCGATCAGAACCGCACCACGCACGTCCTTGCCGAGTGGGAACTGGAAGAGGGCATTGCAGAGAAAAAATATCTCCTGACAGGTTTTTGTGCGAAGAGGAGGTCGGACCAGGACGAGGGAGAAAAAAACGACGGGATCAAGTACTTCTCCTATATCCACCTCTACGACGGGCCAAACGACCTCGACCTCGAACACATCCCCCTTTGCCGGAGGGAGAAAGATGAGTTCGTGGTCAGGGACTATGCCGACACCCTGAAAATGCTCAGGGAAAAGGCAAGGGCAGGCTACGACATCTGGGCCACTGAAACCAGAAAGGAGTACCTGGAAAAGATCAGGACCTACTGTCTTCTCGAACCCGAATGGGAGTTCATCAAACAGATCAACAGGCAGGAAAATTTCCTGAAGTCGTATTTCCGGGATTTCAGGTCCTCACGGACGCTTGTGGAAAAACTCCTGATAAAAACGATCGAGAGGTGCCTCCAGCATAAACAATCGCTCCGGACCGGAGAAGAGACAGACGGATCAAACGAGAAATATCTTGCTGACGCCCTCTATCAGTGCCAGGAAGAACTCACAAGGTTGCAGGAGGAGCAGAAATGCCTGCACGACTATGAACGCCTCCTGGACGGGATCACCGCCCTGCAGGAGACAAACCAGGAGGTGATCGGGTCGTTCCAGGCATTCGAGGAGTCGAAAGAGAGGGCCGCATCGCAGTACGCCGCACACCGGGACGCACTCGCCCGCAAGGAGGAGGAGATCCGTGACCTCACGGAGAGGGCCGCCGGGAAAGAGGCGGAACTCCGCTCCATAGAAACCGAGATCGAGAGGACCGGGCTCATCGTGCAGAACGTCCGGGTCAATCTCCTCAGGCAGGACCTTGAAAAGGCCGGAGAGGAGAAGACACACCTCAAAGAGGCGGTGGCGGCACAGGAACACAAGGTGAAATGTGCACGGGCGGTGAACAAGTATCTCCGGTACAGGGAGGCGCTTGCAGAGATCAGGAAATACGAGGAGGACATCGAGAATACAACACGCGGTCACCAGGAGGTCTTCACCCGGCTCCAGAGACTGGGAAAGACGCTCCTCGCCCATTCTCTGCGGGAGAAGCAGAGGGTCGCCGACGACCTCCGGAGAGGAGAGGAGGAGGAGGAAGCCCTCAGAGAGGCGAACACAAAACTGACCGAGGCCCTCGGCACCATCAAGGAGAAGATCGAGGGGAACAGACGCGAAATTTCTAATGTAGAGCGGCAGATCGCGGGACTGGACGAGGAGGAGGCAGACCTCCGCCAGAAACATAACCTATGCCCCCGCGTCGATGCAGGGCTCTCCGACCATGTCCCCACTCTCATCGAGGCGACGGAGAGGCGTATCACACGCGAAAATGAGGCCTGTGCTCTTCTCTCTGCAGAGATCGAAAAAAGAGCGATGCGGCTCACAAGAAACGAGGCGTCAGGAGAGGGACTGAGAGAGCAGATTGCTCTAAGGAACCGGGACATCGAGCGGGTGAAGAGGGAGGTGGAGGCCTGTACTGCCGAAGAGCAGGCGGCACACCAGGTCGCCAGCCTCTACGGGATGGACGGGGTCGAGACCTGCCGTGCACATCTCACCGACCGTATCAATGAACTGCAGGAATCTCTGAGAGACCTGAAAGATCGTCGCGCTTTTCTGGAGAAGGAGCTGGAGGGTGTACTGCACTACGGCGTCGCCCTGAACAGGGACACTCTGGACGCCCTCGACACCCTGCGCGAGAAATATGCGGAGGTCATGAGCGGTGCCGGGTACCTGAAAGGTCTCTCCGGCGAAGAAAGAAAGGAGACTTTGGCCAACGCTCCCTGGCTTTCAAAGGCCATCCTCCTCCTCCCCGGGGACTACGAGGCAGTTGTCCGCAGTCCCTCCGTCCTCCCGGCCCGTGTCCAGGACGCATCGGTCATCATCACCAGTTATGGTCATCTCAGGGATAAGAGGCCCCTCACCCTCGGCGACGTCTATATCCCGTCCAGACCGCAGGAACACACTCTCCGCCTTCTCGACAGTGACCGCGAGGCAGAACGCCTCAGGAAGGAGATCGACGGCATCAACGATGAGATTGGTCGGACCGGGGAGGATCTGAAGGGCGCCGGGAAAGACGAAGAGATTCTCTCGAAATTTATCCACAAGTTCTCTGCAGGATACCGGGAGGAGAAAGAGGCCGAGGTCCAGGGATATGCGAATGCACGGGATGAAAAGGTCGCCCGGCATGCCGCCGTGCAGAAAGAGATCGAGGACGACAAAAACGCCCTTCCTGATCTGCAGGCACG
This window of the Methanofollis ethanolicus genome carries:
- a CDS encoding Wadjet anti-phage system protein JetD domain-containing protein — protein: MHDLIRAILLRHKNKGITLGDLDTLLKGDGINLFADTERQKQFIDTVRDLIQAGVLVPLKSARPLTGYGGLPDRYTIRQNLLAEKETPLSAEHKNELISLPRPMSIDYYAKHADDYRRDREAVLRIRDLIEGGGDEVLTVNERSYEIFGDEKAIDEPRHAAVDGEAVLRNLGLTLADIRAKKVFEPFFYIEKGFGTQQGKTKRTVLIVENKDTFWTLQQAVTAGEFDGITLIIYGEGNAIQKKFEYIETVGGTRDDLYFYFGDIDREGIAIFNRLQERYPDYGIRPATSLYTAVLKKAGYRNAHPLRKDQKRGQFSFSPFIDAFDDESRAAIEWIINKGRYLPQEVLTAVDLRRMKALGLSETL
- a CDS encoding DUF6063 family protein; amino-acid sequence: MKFDEENLGVALEIFSSILKNGSVTRTDHPREFLRYDQEVEVREALEICARKQGLVLCRYHDAFYLSPGINNPVFGLSNTEIKQALGIGFNNPEMYTAFFIMHVLIAEFYRDSTREPYLEKVYTNRLLEVVETKMKAMEGLKDLEKTSEGHQFNFKVIAETWNKLPPVEFRPDDPDEIKQRGIGSKNALVNSTIAFMEKNQLVRENDGAVYLTPRCKAIIAGTYSTEEVQANVRAFIEGLGEAGEEDDA
- a CDS encoding coiled-coil domain-containing protein, producing MPKLREIRVVNAQFDDGRGIYEDFTMPFYGRNATYELRNGGGKSVLLMLMLQCVLPNTSLDPNHPFKDMFRGGDQNRTTHVLAEWELEEGIAEKKYLLTGFCAKRRSDQDEGEKNDGIKYFSYIHLYDGPNDLDLEHIPLCRREKDEFVVRDYADTLKMLREKARAGYDIWATETRKEYLEKIRTYCLLEPEWEFIKQINRQENFLKSYFRDFRSSRTLVEKLLIKTIERCLQHKQSLRTGEETDGSNEKYLADALYQCQEELTRLQEEQKCLHDYERLLDGITALQETNQEVIGSFQAFEESKERAASQYAAHRDALARKEEEIRDLTERAAGKEAELRSIETEIERTGLIVQNVRVNLLRQDLEKAGEEKTHLKEAVAAQEHKVKCARAVNKYLRYREALAEIRKYEEDIENTTRGHQEVFTRLQRLGKTLLAHSLREKQRVADDLRRGEEEEEALREANTKLTEALGTIKEKIEGNRREISNVERQIAGLDEEEADLRQKHNLCPRVDAGLSDHVPTLIEATERRITRENEACALLSAEIEKRAMRLTRNEASGEGLREQIALRNRDIERVKREVEACTAEEQAAHQVASLYGMDGVETCRAHLTDRINELQESLRDLKDRRAFLEKELEGVLHYGVALNRDTLDALDTLREKYAEVMSGAGYLKGLSGEERKETLANAPWLSKAILLLPGDYEAVVRSPSVLPARVQDASVIITSYGHLRDKRPLTLGDVYIPSRPQEHTLRLLDSDREAERLRKEIDGINDEIGRTGEDLKGAGKDEEILSKFIHKFSAGYREEKEAEVQGYANARDEKVARHAAVQKEIEDDKNALPDLQARLEKKRDEVDLFERKRLLLVKIQEISGKKKEASSSLQQKIQYGQECEAALEQTEAGVARGTLDLKNKEQANRQVQAYLRTVTGACAEYRAYEKDEVDLLPDTDVSRLTADYQAAKDAVDGVNTNIGHVREMIARDRREAESALADIRNAQVSIAEIEARDPQEPVPDEAIKVLKGGVQALLGPLKKATERYETVEGDYRFASHVLEKAEDVFNSHAPEPYLRDPALLDASPFEADLERLEDARVRTRDEIAALHSARTEAEDERRDLESQFQGYEVLDGVYHFSGMTPRPAGDLVPSASLQKELASNNARVTKSRKKLEARKEEVIGDLGGVTVAVEFVNEIRTKLRAAENLDGACATRQSLDGSAEMIRSKIAITREMVDGLRNVETKIVAQALGIAIQYRDHLKRFPAASKIEIEGRMYEMVHINFETCEYSSEVAEGRMHQYIQNLTRQIQAGEIGREDLEKALMPDQLVGQVLDMEQITVKIRKINIDTHPLQEWEKIKASEGQENTMYIIFLVVIISAIRSIVVDRYDMKTAKVLIVDNPFGSTGAHYLWEKIGSVLERNNVQIICSGHNIGVDVRVFFPVSHILTEERSASGRTRISTRFTVAGKELDRLERQKWGDIRGWL